One stretch of Pirellulales bacterium DNA includes these proteins:
- the rbsK gene encoding ribokinase — translation MAHPRIIVVGSVNTDLVIRVPRLPRPGETVLGGEFFQAAGGKGANQAVAAARVAGAPVAFVAAVGDDAFGRQAIEHLRQENLDLSAVKVLPGVASGVAQIVVDAQGENAIAVASGANAELRPDDIDALPQSLFDGARVLLTCLETPLDTVARALTRAKQAGLLTILNPAPVGSFCDRLELLELVNVLTPNQLEAAELTGSDLSKTDSLAMLGHLRRLGAGQCVLTLGADGCLVVSDRVETIPAVPVTAIDTTAAGDAFNGVLAVGLAEGRTLLEAARWANRAAALAVTRRGAQPSLPHRHEIEA, via the coding sequence ATGGCACATCCTCGCATTATCGTCGTCGGTTCGGTCAACACCGACCTGGTGATCCGCGTACCGCGATTGCCGCGGCCGGGCGAGACCGTGCTGGGCGGCGAGTTCTTTCAGGCCGCCGGCGGCAAGGGCGCCAACCAGGCGGTGGCCGCCGCGCGCGTGGCAGGCGCTCCGGTGGCCTTCGTGGCGGCCGTGGGCGACGATGCCTTCGGCCGGCAAGCGATCGAGCACCTCCGGCAGGAGAACCTCGACCTGTCGGCAGTCAAGGTGCTGCCCGGCGTGGCTTCAGGCGTGGCACAAATCGTCGTCGATGCGCAGGGCGAAAACGCGATCGCCGTTGCCTCAGGGGCCAACGCGGAGTTGCGGCCCGACGATATCGATGCTTTGCCGCAGTCGCTGTTCGACGGGGCCCGCGTGCTGCTCACTTGTTTGGAAACGCCGCTCGACACGGTGGCACGTGCGTTGACGCGTGCCAAGCAGGCTGGTCTGCTTACGATTCTCAATCCCGCGCCCGTGGGAAGCTTTTGCGACCGGCTGGAACTGCTGGAGTTGGTCAATGTGCTGACGCCGAACCAGCTCGAGGCCGCCGAACTGACGGGCAGCGACCTTTCGAAGACCGATTCGCTGGCCATGCTGGGCCATTTGCGGCGGTTGGGAGCGGGGCAGTGCGTGCTGACCCTGGGCGCCGACGGGTGCCTTGTGGTGAGCGACCGGGTGGAAACGATTCCCGCCGTTCCGGTGACGGCGATCGACACGACGGCGGCGGGAGATGCGTTTAACGGCGTGTTGGCCGTCGGGCTGGCCGAAGGCCGCACGCTGCTCGAAGCTGCCCGTTGGGCCAACCGCGCGGCGGCACTGGCCGTGACGCGGCGGGGCGCGCAGCCCTCGCTGCCGCATCGCCACGAGATCGAAGCATGA